One window from the genome of Candidatus Binataceae bacterium encodes:
- a CDS encoding flagellar biosynthesis anti-sigma factor FlgM: MPNSVSDVTSASAAAIEQVDASAGAQDLRAQTVTPVNEQPPAPADATSLSPLTNFLGTAISGAQSQSSVRPDVVAQLRAQLAAGTYQPDKTAVAASVYRAIKANP, translated from the coding sequence ATGCCTAATTCAGTATCAGATGTTACGAGCGCGAGCGCCGCGGCCATCGAGCAAGTCGATGCTTCGGCGGGGGCTCAGGATCTGCGTGCGCAGACCGTCACGCCAGTCAACGAACAACCTCCAGCGCCGGCGGACGCGACGAGTCTCTCGCCTCTAACTAATTTTCTTGGCACCGCGATCAGCGGCGCGCAGTCGCAAAGCTCGGTGCGGCCTGACGTAGTTGCGCAGCTCCGCGCCCAGCTCGCGGCTGGCACCTATCAACCTGACAAAACGGCGGTGGCAGCGAGCGTCTATCGCGCGATTAAGGCGAATCCATGA